In the Phaseolus vulgaris cultivar G19833 chromosome 7, P. vulgaris v2.0, whole genome shotgun sequence genome, one interval contains:
- the LOC137827620 gene encoding uncharacterized protein translates to MKPNKTVNPLITFEHKRDAYGFTVRPQHLQRYREYANIYKEEEEERSDRWSLFLERQAESTELATDRLVVGDGEKVLGDEVAEPGADASSEKGVHEASNRVPDDSDSAAENGSQKEVPATEEAKVHRIQLWNEIRPTLRTIEDMMSVRVKKKTGSVKEERTKKCVLKDDQIIETEKSPLHSDDVKSPKGVFEEDSEEEFYDVERSDPSPDMPLVDGTNASANGITADAAPPEASFPWKEELEVLVRGGVPMALRGELWQAFVGVKERRVEKYYQDLLASESDSEIKTDQHSLQSIDSNGKTGGDFVRMPEKWKGQIEKDLPRTFPGHPALDEDGRNALRRLLTAYARHNPSVGYCQAMNFFAGLLLLLMPEENAFWALMGILDDYFDGYYSEEMIESQVDQLVFEELVRERFPKLANHLDYLGVQVAWVTGPWFLSIFVNMLPWESVLRVWDVLLFEGNRVMLFRTAVALMELYGPALVTTKDAGDAVTLLQSLAGSTFDSSQLVLTACMGYQNINETRLQQLRNKHRPAVIASIEERSKGLKAWRDSQGLASKLFGFKHDSKTEQSTDMQGLDSLSRTESGSTNADEILISLTGEGEIDSVPDLQEQVVWLKVELCRLLEEKRSSILRAEELETALMEMVKQDNRRQLSAKVEQLEEDVAQLRQALADKQEQETAMLQVLMRVEQEQKVTEDARRFAEQDAAAQRYAAQVLQEKYEEATAALTEMEKRAVMAESMLEATLQYQHGQVKVLQSPRSQSESPVSRNSPEPTAEIPARRISLLSRPFGLGWRDRNKGKPSNSEEPAEEKASVEEQNSIYQQEGIKVHDESRNEVSA, encoded by the exons ATGAAGCCTAACAAAACCGTTAACCCTCTCATCACCTTCGAGCACAAGAG GGATGCCTATGGGTTTACTGTGCGGCCTCAGCACCTGCAAAGATACCGTGAATATGCTAACATATACAAG gaggaagaagaggaaaggTCAGATCGGTGGAGCTTGTTTCTTGAAAGACAGGCAGAGTCTACTGAGTTGGCAACAGACAGATTAGTTGTTGGGGATGGTGAGAAAGTTTTGGGTGATGAAGTTGCAGAGCCAGGTGCTGATGCTAGCTCAGAGAAGGGTGTTCATGAAGCAAGCAACCGGGTACCAGATGATTCCGACAGTGCAGCTGAAAATGGTAGTCAAAAGGAGGTACCAGCGACTGAGGAGGCAAAAGTTCACAGAATCCAGTTGTGGAATGAGATAAGACCAACTCTTCGAACTATTGAGGACATGATGAGTGTTCGTGTAAAGAAGAAAACTGGGTCAGTAAAAGAAGAAAGGACCAAGAAATGTGTGTTAAAAGATGACCAGATTATTGAAACTGAAAAGTCACCGTTGCATTCAGATGATGTTAAATCACCAAAAGGAGTATTTGAGGAAGACTCTGAGGAGGAGTTCTATGATGTTGAGAGGTCAGATCCTAGTCCAGATATGCCTCTTGTTGATGGCACAAATGCCTCTGCAAATGGTATTACCGCTGATGCTGCACCACCAGAGGCTTCGTTTCCTTGGAAAGAAGAGTTGGAAGTTCTGGTTCGTGGGGGAGTACCAATGGCATTGCGGGGAGAG CTTTGGCAAGCTTTTGTTGGTGTAAAAGAAAGGAGGGTGGAGAAGTATTATCAGGATCTTCTAGCCTCAGAGAGTGATTCTGAAATTAAAACTGATCAGCACAGCTTGCAGTCAATTGACAGCAATGGGAAAACAGGTGGAGATTTTGTACGTATGCCAGAAAAATGGAAAGGGCAGATTGAGAAG GATCTGCCTCGAACATTTCCTGGTCATCCTGCTCTGGATGAGGATGGTAGAAACGCTTTGAGACGATTACTTACTGCATATGCTCGACATAACCCCTCAGTTGGTTATTGCCAG GCCATGAATTTTTTTGCTGGCTTATTGCTACTTTTGATGCCCGAAGAAAATGCCTTTTG GGCTTTAATGGGCATTTTAGATGATTATTTTGACGGTTATTATTCAGAGGAAATGATAGAATCGCAG GTGGATCAACTTGTTTTTGAGGAGTTGGTGAGGGAGAGGTTTCCCAAATTGG CCAATCATCTCGATTATCTGGGAGTGCAGGTGGCATGGGTTACTGGACCTTGGTTCCTGTCCATTTTTGTGAACATGCTTCCTTGGGAAAGTG TTCTTCGAGTGTGGGATGTGCTTCTTTTTGAAGGAAACCGAGTCATGCTCTTTAGAACTGCAGTTGCTTTAATGGAGCTATATG GTCCTGCATTGGTAACAACAAAGGATGCTGGAGATGCAGTTACCTTACTTCAGTCATTGGCTGGCTCCACATTTGACAGCAGTCAGCTTGTATTGACAGCTTGCATGGGTTaccaaaatataaatgaaactCGGTTGCAGCAGTTGAGGAATAAACATCGGCCTGCTGTAATAGCTTCCATTGAAGAAAGATCGAAAGGGCTTAAAGCTTGGAGGGATTCTCAGGGACTAGCTTCAAAGCTATTTGGCTTTAAGCATGACTCTAAAACTGAACAATCGACTGATATGCAAGGGCTTGACAGCTTATCTCGTACAGAATCTGGTTCCACTAATGCGGATGAAATTCTAATTAGTCTGACTGGAGAGGGTGAGATTGATTCTGTTCCAGATCTTCAAGAGCAG GTTGTCTGGTTGAAGGTTGAACTTTGTAGGCTACTAGAGGAGAAAAGATCATCCATTCTTAG GGCGGAGGAGCTGGAAACAGCATTAATGGAAATGGTCAAGCAGGACAATAGGCGGCAACTGAGTGCAAAG GTGGAGCAACTAGAAGAAGATGTTGCTCAGCTTCGGCAGGCACTTGCCGATAAACAAGAACAAGAAACTGCTATGCTTCAG GTGTTGATGCGGGTGGAGCAAGAGCAGAAGGTGACTGAGGACGCTCGTAGGTTTGCTGAGCAAGATGCAGCCGCACAAAGATATGCTGCCCAAGTCCTTCAG GAAAAGTATGAAGAAGCAACTGCTGCCCTTACTGAAATGGAGAAGAGAGCAGTCATGGCAGAATCTATGCTAGAGGCTACATTGCAGTACCAGCACGGCCAAGTTAAAGTGCTACAATCTCCAcg ATCACAGAGTGAATCCCCAGTATCGAGAAACAGTCCAGAACCTACAGCGGAAATCCCTGCCAGGAGGATAAGTTTGCTTTCTCGTCCATTTGGACTTGGATGGCGTGATCGAAACAAG GGAAAACCGTCTAACTCAGAAGAGCCAGCTGAGGAAAAGGCCAGCGTTGAGGAACAAAATTCGATCTACCAACAAGAAGGCATTAAAGTACACGACGAGAGTAGGAATGAAGTGAGTGCCTAG